In Equus przewalskii isolate Varuska chromosome 6, EquPr2, whole genome shotgun sequence, one DNA window encodes the following:
- the C6H11orf16 gene encoding uncharacterized protein C11orf16 homolog isoform X2, producing the protein MESSAGPGMPLPKYCSVAPTLRAPAWAGAAPRWNLSFACPFALQAPWLPGHSALTSYAAYPPCLHVADPAWQGLGWLGRVGDAADTWVLARREPDGFYYRAQIKAAPELERQGALLVEFEAPLVTGPKLPAQQQSVVLEDDVIQFSPSMEYSLQPGDKVLAPWEPDRQRYGPGTVLLGLEARDPKRASKEEEITVHFWNGKIAPVPLGGVRWVPPAVWKKAVERLHKPFTREHPSPLLWAPCCPLLGPVTGYVSNGLPLGTPFLCPPCHPYACCQLLCQGRLCCCPLVGPTWWPLTRTSGVTATERPEAELKPTAQLLPLEGPKEEEVAVQAPMAVPSSSSSSEEEDLENDLEMGLPQRLMVDSTVNTDPILLEKSPRRQSGLCQPEWRYWRRNGPEPHPGKPGTRGGNIQKEKGNKPQQQTTVVGSTKELVLEATDMKPLQVLPKAERRKLSQEAKE; encoded by the exons ATGGAGTCCTCCGCGGGGCCTGGGATGCCTCTGCCCAAATACTGCAGCGTCGCCCCGACCCTGAGGGCCCCTGCCTGGGCCGGCGCGGCTCCCCGCTGGAACCTCTCCTTCGCCTGCCCCTTCGCCCTCCAAGCGCCCTGGCTCCCCGGGCACAGCGCCCTCACCAG TTATGCAGCTTATCCCCCATGTCTCCATGTTGCTGACCCAGCATGGCAGGGGCTTGGCTGGCTGGGAAGAGTTGGAGATGCTGCTGACACATGGGTCCTGGCAAGAAGGGAACCAGACGGCTTTTATTACCGGGCTCAGATCAAGGCTGCTCCAGAG CTGGAGAGGCAGGGGGCCCTGCTTGTGGAATTTGAGGCTCCCCTTGTCACAGGCCCGAAGCTGCCAGCCCAGCAGCAGAGCGTGGTCTTAGAAGATGATGTTATTCAGTTCTCGCCGTCCATGGAATACTCACTGCAACCTGGGGACAAGGTGCTGGCACCCTGGGAGCCAGACCGACAGCGGTATGGCCCTGGCACTGTTCTCTTGGGCTTGGAGGCAAGAGACCCCAAGAGAG catcaaaagaagaagaaattacagTTCACTTCTGGAATGGCAAGATAGCCCCAGTGCCTCTAGGTGGGGTCAGGTGGGTGCCCCCAGCTGTCTGGAAGAAGGCTGTGGAGAGGCTGCACAAGCCTTTCACCAGGGAGCACCCCAgtcccctcctctgggcccctTGCTGCCCTCTGCTAGGGCCGGTCACTGGATATGTCTCCAACGGGCTTCCTCTGGGCACTCCGTTCCTGtgccctccctgccacccctaCGCCTGCTGCCAGCTGCTGTGCCAGGGCcgcctctgctgctgccccttGGTTGGACCCACCTGGTGGCCTCTCACCAGGACCTCAGGGGTCACAGCCACAGAACGTCCAGAGGCAGAGCTGAAGCCCACAGCACAGCTTTTGCCCCTAGAGGGTCCTAAAGAGGAGGAAGTAGCAGTGCAAGCTCCTATGgctgttccttcctcctcctcctcttctgaaGAAGAGGATTTGGAGAATGATCTGGAGATGGGCCTCCCCCAGAGGCTGATGGTGGACAGCACAGTCAACACAGACCCCATCCTTCTGGAGAAGTCTCCGAGGAGGCAGAGCGGCCTCTGCCAGCCTGAGTGGAGGTACTGGAGGAGAAATGGGCCTGAGCCGCACCCTGGGAAGCCAG GAACAAGAGGTGGCAACATCCAGAAAGAAAAGGGCAACAAACCACAGCAACAAACTACAGTGGTGGGGAGCACCAAGGAGCTGGTCCTGGAAGCAACCGACATGAAGCCACTGCAGGTCCTGCCAAAAGCTGAACGCAGAAAACTGAGCCAG gAAGCTAAAGAGTAG
- the C6H11orf16 gene encoding uncharacterized protein C11orf16 homolog isoform X3, translating to MESSAGPGMPLPKYCSVAPTLRAPAWAGAAPRWNLSFACPFALQAPWLPGHSALTSYAAYPPCLHVADPAWQGLGWLGRVGDAADTWVLARREPDGFYYRAQIKAAPELERQGALLVEFEAPLVTGPKLPAQQQSVVLEDDVIQFSPSMEYSLQPGDKVLAPWEPDRQRYGPGTVLLGLEARDPKRASKEEEITVHFWNGKIAPVPLGGVRWVPPAVWKKAVERLHKPFTREHPSPLLWAPCCPLLGPVTGYVSNGLPLGTPFLCPPCHPYACCQLLCQGRLCCCPLVGPTWWPLTRTSGVTATERPEAELKPTAQLLPLEGPKEEEVAVQAPMAVPSSSSSSEEEDLENDLEMGLPQRLMVDSTVNTDPILLEKSPRRQSGLCQPEWRNKRWQHPERKGQQTTATNYSGGEHQGAGPGSNRHEATAGPAKS from the exons ATGGAGTCCTCCGCGGGGCCTGGGATGCCTCTGCCCAAATACTGCAGCGTCGCCCCGACCCTGAGGGCCCCTGCCTGGGCCGGCGCGGCTCCCCGCTGGAACCTCTCCTTCGCCTGCCCCTTCGCCCTCCAAGCGCCCTGGCTCCCCGGGCACAGCGCCCTCACCAG TTATGCAGCTTATCCCCCATGTCTCCATGTTGCTGACCCAGCATGGCAGGGGCTTGGCTGGCTGGGAAGAGTTGGAGATGCTGCTGACACATGGGTCCTGGCAAGAAGGGAACCAGACGGCTTTTATTACCGGGCTCAGATCAAGGCTGCTCCAGAG CTGGAGAGGCAGGGGGCCCTGCTTGTGGAATTTGAGGCTCCCCTTGTCACAGGCCCGAAGCTGCCAGCCCAGCAGCAGAGCGTGGTCTTAGAAGATGATGTTATTCAGTTCTCGCCGTCCATGGAATACTCACTGCAACCTGGGGACAAGGTGCTGGCACCCTGGGAGCCAGACCGACAGCGGTATGGCCCTGGCACTGTTCTCTTGGGCTTGGAGGCAAGAGACCCCAAGAGAG catcaaaagaagaagaaattacagTTCACTTCTGGAATGGCAAGATAGCCCCAGTGCCTCTAGGTGGGGTCAGGTGGGTGCCCCCAGCTGTCTGGAAGAAGGCTGTGGAGAGGCTGCACAAGCCTTTCACCAGGGAGCACCCCAgtcccctcctctgggcccctTGCTGCCCTCTGCTAGGGCCGGTCACTGGATATGTCTCCAACGGGCTTCCTCTGGGCACTCCGTTCCTGtgccctccctgccacccctaCGCCTGCTGCCAGCTGCTGTGCCAGGGCcgcctctgctgctgccccttGGTTGGACCCACCTGGTGGCCTCTCACCAGGACCTCAGGGGTCACAGCCACAGAACGTCCAGAGGCAGAGCTGAAGCCCACAGCACAGCTTTTGCCCCTAGAGGGTCCTAAAGAGGAGGAAGTAGCAGTGCAAGCTCCTATGgctgttccttcctcctcctcctcttctgaaGAAGAGGATTTGGAGAATGATCTGGAGATGGGCCTCCCCCAGAGGCTGATGGTGGACAGCACAGTCAACACAGACCCCATCCTTCTGGAGAAGTCTCCGAGGAGGCAGAGCGGCCTCTGCCAGCCTGAGTGGAG GAACAAGAGGTGGCAACATCCAGAAAGAAAAGGGCAACAAACCACAGCAACAAACTACAGTGGTGGGGAGCACCAAGGAGCTGGTCCTGGAAGCAACCGACATGAAGCCACTGCAGGTCCTGCCAAAAGCTGA
- the AKIP1 gene encoding A-kinase-interacting protein 1 isoform X1, with amino-acid sequence METCLAAAALNGVDRRSLQRSARLGQEVLERAKRRAVDWRSLELPKGSVGVISRERPYQESRPAVGPWRLLPGEREERHPTLSASFRTMAEFMDYTSSQCGKYYSSVPEEGGATHVYRYHRGKSELNGQRKATSPGLGGIYQASECALEATQSAENIPKDLYIEVYPGTYSVTVGANDLTRKTHVVAVDSGQSVDLVFPM; translated from the exons ATGGAGACCTGTTTGGCGGCCGCGGCGCTGAACGGGGTGGACCGACGTTCCCTGCAGCGCTCGGCTAGGCTGGGTCAGGAGGTGCTGGAGCGGGCCAAGAGGAGGGCGGTGGACTGGCGTTCGCTGGAGCTTCCCAAAGGCAGCGTGGGGGTCATTTCCCGGGAGCGGCCCTACCAAGAAAGTCGGCCCGCAGTCGGCCCCTGGCGCCTTCTCCCGGGGGAG agagaagaaagacaccCAACCCTCAGTGCTTCCTTCAGAACAATGGCTGAATTCATGGACTATACATCAAGTCAGTGCGGG AAATATTATTCATCTGTGCCAGAGGAAGGAGGGGCAACCCATGTCTATCGTTATCACAGAGGGAAGTCGGAGCTGAATGGCCAG AGAAAAGCCACCTCCCCTGGTCTTGGAGGCATCTATCAAGCGTCAGAGTGTGCTCTAGAGGCAACACAGTCT GCAGAGAACATCCCTAAGGACCTCTACATAGAAGTATATCCGGGGACCTATTCCGTCACTGTGGGTGCAAATGACTTAACCAGGAAGACTCATGTGGTAGCAGTTGATTCAGGACAAAGTGTGGACTTGGTCTTCCCCATGTGA
- the AKIP1 gene encoding A-kinase-interacting protein 1 isoform X2, with product METCLAAAALNGVDRRSLQRSARLGQEREERHPTLSASFRTMAEFMDYTSSQCGKYYSSVPEEGGATHVYRYHRGKSELNGQRKATSPGLGGIYQASECALEATQSAENIPKDLYIEVYPGTYSVTVGANDLTRKTHVVAVDSGQSVDLVFPM from the exons ATGGAGACCTGTTTGGCGGCCGCGGCGCTGAACGGGGTGGACCGACGTTCCCTGCAGCGCTCGGCTAGGCTGGGTCAGGAG agagaagaaagacaccCAACCCTCAGTGCTTCCTTCAGAACAATGGCTGAATTCATGGACTATACATCAAGTCAGTGCGGG AAATATTATTCATCTGTGCCAGAGGAAGGAGGGGCAACCCATGTCTATCGTTATCACAGAGGGAAGTCGGAGCTGAATGGCCAG AGAAAAGCCACCTCCCCTGGTCTTGGAGGCATCTATCAAGCGTCAGAGTGTGCTCTAGAGGCAACACAGTCT GCAGAGAACATCCCTAAGGACCTCTACATAGAAGTATATCCGGGGACCTATTCCGTCACTGTGGGTGCAAATGACTTAACCAGGAAGACTCATGTGGTAGCAGTTGATTCAGGACAAAGTGTGGACTTGGTCTTCCCCATGTGA
- the C6H11orf16 gene encoding uncharacterized protein C11orf16 homolog isoform X1 → MESSAGPGMPLPKYCSVAPTLRAPAWAGAAPRWNLSFACPFALQAPWLPGHSALTSYAAYPPCLHVADPAWQGLGWLGRVGDAADTWVLARREPDGFYYRAQIKAAPELERQGALLVEFEAPLVTGPKLPAQQQSVVLEDDVIQFSPSMEYSLQPGDKVLAPWEPDRQRYGPGTVLLGLEARDPKRASKEEEITVHFWNGKIAPVPLGGVRWVPPAVWKKAVERLHKPFTREHPSPLLWAPCCPLLGPVTGYVSNGLPLGTPFLCPPCHPYACCQLLCQGRLCCCPLVGPTWWPLTRTSGVTATERPEAELKPTAQLLPLEGPKEEEVAVQAPMAVPSSSSSSEEEDLENDLEMGLPQRLMVDSTVNTDPILLEKSPRRQSGLCQPEWRYWRRNGPEPHPGKPGTRGGNIQKEKGNKPQQQTTVVGSTKELVLEATDMKPLQVLPKAERRKLSQVRHIRGTRIPLSLKALRI, encoded by the exons ATGGAGTCCTCCGCGGGGCCTGGGATGCCTCTGCCCAAATACTGCAGCGTCGCCCCGACCCTGAGGGCCCCTGCCTGGGCCGGCGCGGCTCCCCGCTGGAACCTCTCCTTCGCCTGCCCCTTCGCCCTCCAAGCGCCCTGGCTCCCCGGGCACAGCGCCCTCACCAG TTATGCAGCTTATCCCCCATGTCTCCATGTTGCTGACCCAGCATGGCAGGGGCTTGGCTGGCTGGGAAGAGTTGGAGATGCTGCTGACACATGGGTCCTGGCAAGAAGGGAACCAGACGGCTTTTATTACCGGGCTCAGATCAAGGCTGCTCCAGAG CTGGAGAGGCAGGGGGCCCTGCTTGTGGAATTTGAGGCTCCCCTTGTCACAGGCCCGAAGCTGCCAGCCCAGCAGCAGAGCGTGGTCTTAGAAGATGATGTTATTCAGTTCTCGCCGTCCATGGAATACTCACTGCAACCTGGGGACAAGGTGCTGGCACCCTGGGAGCCAGACCGACAGCGGTATGGCCCTGGCACTGTTCTCTTGGGCTTGGAGGCAAGAGACCCCAAGAGAG catcaaaagaagaagaaattacagTTCACTTCTGGAATGGCAAGATAGCCCCAGTGCCTCTAGGTGGGGTCAGGTGGGTGCCCCCAGCTGTCTGGAAGAAGGCTGTGGAGAGGCTGCACAAGCCTTTCACCAGGGAGCACCCCAgtcccctcctctgggcccctTGCTGCCCTCTGCTAGGGCCGGTCACTGGATATGTCTCCAACGGGCTTCCTCTGGGCACTCCGTTCCTGtgccctccctgccacccctaCGCCTGCTGCCAGCTGCTGTGCCAGGGCcgcctctgctgctgccccttGGTTGGACCCACCTGGTGGCCTCTCACCAGGACCTCAGGGGTCACAGCCACAGAACGTCCAGAGGCAGAGCTGAAGCCCACAGCACAGCTTTTGCCCCTAGAGGGTCCTAAAGAGGAGGAAGTAGCAGTGCAAGCTCCTATGgctgttccttcctcctcctcctcttctgaaGAAGAGGATTTGGAGAATGATCTGGAGATGGGCCTCCCCCAGAGGCTGATGGTGGACAGCACAGTCAACACAGACCCCATCCTTCTGGAGAAGTCTCCGAGGAGGCAGAGCGGCCTCTGCCAGCCTGAGTGGAGGTACTGGAGGAGAAATGGGCCTGAGCCGCACCCTGGGAAGCCAG GAACAAGAGGTGGCAACATCCAGAAAGAAAAGGGCAACAAACCACAGCAACAAACTACAGTGGTGGGGAGCACCAAGGAGCTGGTCCTGGAAGCAACCGACATGAAGCCACTGCAGGTCCTGCCAAAAGCTGAACGCAGAAAACTGAGCCAGGTACGACATATCAGAGGGACCAGAATTCCCCTTAGTCTAAAAGCCCTGAGGATCTAG